The Acidobacteriota bacterium genome has a segment encoding these proteins:
- a CDS encoding M1 family metallopeptidase — MRRTLAAIAVVILALVQALPGQTVDYSKKPLQSERSRSYDALHYLVKIRLDLDRKSFAGAATVTASSFVEGLESCVLDAEEFAVSSVIDEYGAPLRFEQSDKELKVFLPRPAKFGEILTFTCAYSGREPRKGLTFVDQSPDNPQMVWSDSWPDNVHHWFPCFDYPNDKATSEIVATVRSGLKAASNGRLVGVFEDAAAGTVTYHWSQELPHSTYLIFLAAAPYVVVRDSYRNLPVNYWVYPGDEAKARPTYGRTSEMIAFFNKTFDFDYPWQKYDQISVPLGGGAESTSATAMTSRIMVSEEDEPDFSAIGIVSHELAHQWWGDLITLRSWGHAWLNESFGTYSDYLYFRHAMGDDEAAVNLQNKLAAYLREAHTRYIRPIVSDRYDKPGDMFDSHSYPKGAIVLHMLRSILGDEIFFKTLSHFLHRCAFDSADTADFIRSVKTVTGRNLDWFFDQWLFKPGHPVFDLRSEWDAAGKVVRLKVAQVQDFAKGVPVFRVPVTVKVVTAGQSKVHRIWIQEREETFEFPAETKPLLVRFDAANELIKETTFPKETAELLYQLKNDDVIGRMTAAGELAAVQDRAGVVAGLSWSARSDPFWAVRRSAVEALAKRPAADVQAILKTACRDPHSSVRAAAVQALGAGKDGRLAAFYKDLFQKDRSVLVRAEALRALGLTGDASLVPFLRSSAAIASHQNMIRRAAEEAIKQLGK; from the coding sequence ATGAGAAGAACGCTCGCGGCCATCGCCGTCGTCATCCTCGCGCTCGTCCAGGCCTTGCCCGGCCAGACGGTCGACTACTCTAAAAAGCCGCTCCAGTCCGAACGCAGCCGGAGCTACGACGCGCTGCACTACCTGGTCAAGATCAGGCTCGACCTCGACCGGAAATCGTTCGCGGGAGCGGCCACCGTCACCGCATCCTCGTTCGTGGAGGGTCTCGAGAGCTGCGTCCTCGATGCCGAGGAGTTCGCCGTTTCTTCGGTCATCGACGAATATGGGGCGCCCCTGAGGTTCGAGCAGTCGGACAAGGAGCTGAAGGTCTTCCTCCCCCGGCCGGCGAAGTTCGGCGAGATCCTGACCTTCACGTGCGCCTACAGCGGCCGGGAGCCGCGGAAAGGTCTCACGTTCGTCGACCAGTCCCCCGACAATCCCCAAATGGTCTGGTCGGACTCCTGGCCCGACAACGTCCACCATTGGTTTCCCTGCTTCGATTATCCGAACGACAAGGCCACCAGCGAGATCGTGGCCACGGTCAGGTCCGGTCTCAAGGCCGCGTCAAACGGCCGGCTCGTCGGCGTCTTCGAGGACGCCGCGGCGGGGACGGTCACCTACCACTGGTCCCAGGAGCTCCCCCACTCGACCTACCTCATCTTCCTGGCCGCCGCGCCCTACGTCGTCGTCCGGGACTCATACCGGAACCTGCCTGTGAACTATTGGGTCTATCCGGGGGACGAGGCCAAGGCCCGCCCGACCTATGGGAGGACATCCGAGATGATCGCCTTCTTCAACAAGACCTTCGATTTCGATTACCCCTGGCAGAAATACGACCAGATCTCGGTTCCCCTCGGCGGCGGCGCCGAGAGCACGTCGGCGACGGCCATGACCTCGCGGATCATGGTCTCGGAGGAGGACGAGCCTGATTTCTCCGCGATCGGCATCGTCTCCCACGAGCTGGCCCACCAGTGGTGGGGCGATCTCATCACCCTCCGCAGCTGGGGCCACGCCTGGCTGAACGAGAGCTTCGGCACGTACTCGGACTACCTGTATTTTCGCCACGCCATGGGCGACGACGAGGCGGCGGTCAACCTCCAGAACAAGCTGGCCGCGTACCTGCGGGAGGCGCACACCCGCTACATCCGCCCGATCGTCTCCGACCGCTATGACAAGCCGGGGGACATGTTCGACTCGCACAGCTATCCAAAGGGCGCCATCGTCCTGCACATGCTCAGGTCGATCCTCGGCGACGAGATCTTTTTCAAGACCCTCAGCCACTTCCTCCACCGCTGCGCTTTCGACTCGGCCGACACCGCCGATTTCATCCGTTCGGTCAAGACGGTCACCGGCCGCAACCTCGACTGGTTCTTCGACCAGTGGCTGTTCAAGCCCGGCCACCCTGTCTTCGATCTCCGGAGCGAATGGGACGCGGCCGGGAAGGTCGTCCGGCTCAAGGTCGCCCAGGTCCAGGACTTCGCCAAGGGCGTGCCCGTCTTCCGCGTCCCTGTCACCGTCAAGGTCGTCACGGCCGGCCAGTCGAAGGTCCACAGGATCTGGATCCAGGAGCGGGAGGAGACCTTTGAATTCCCGGCCGAGACAAAGCCCCTGCTGGTCAGGTTCGACGCGGCGAACGAGCTGATCAAGGAGACGACGTTTCCCAAGGAGACGGCCGAGCTCCTTTACCAGCTCAAGAACGACGACGTCATCGGCCGGATGACCGCCGCCGGGGAGCTGGCGGCCGTCCAGGACCGGGCCGGCGTTGTCGCGGGGCTGTCCTGGAGCGCCCGGAGCGATCCTTTCTGGGCGGTCCGCCGGTCCGCCGTCGAGGCGCTGGCGAAGCGGCCGGCGGCCGATGTCCAGGCCATCTTGAAAACGGCCTGCCGGGACCCGCATTCTTCGGTCCGGGCCGCGGCCGTCCAGGCCCTCGGCGCCGGCAAGGACGGGCGCCTGGCAGCCTTCTACAAGGACCTCTTTCAGAAAGACCGCAGCGTCCTCGTCCGGGCCGAGGCCCTCCGCGCCCTGGGCCTGACCGGCGACGCCTCGCTCGTCCCGTTCCTCCGCTCGTCCGCCGCAATCGCGTCCCATCAGAACATGATCAGGCGAGCAGCCGAAGAGGCCATCAAGCAGCTTGGGAAATAG
- a CDS encoding carboxypeptidase-like regulatory domain-containing protein → MKKSLVLLSVLLLSVAAVAQVRTGSIYGTVSDAQGGPLPGVSVTLTSPYGAPYTVVTDDLGKFRFPSLTPSSGYALTAELQGFKKQEKTGIVVVLGQQSKIDLALEQGTLDEQVTVVAVTPTIDAKKTSVGKNVTQEILQSLPSSRDPWNVMQMAPGVIMDR, encoded by the coding sequence TTGAAGAAGAGTCTGGTATTGCTTTCCGTCCTTCTCCTGTCCGTGGCGGCCGTGGCCCAGGTTCGGACCGGCAGCATCTACGGCACGGTCTCGGACGCCCAGGGCGGGCCTTTGCCCGGCGTCTCCGTGACCCTGACCTCGCCCTACGGCGCCCCCTACACCGTGGTCACCGACGATCTGGGCAAGTTCCGGTTCCCGAGCCTCACGCCGAGCTCCGGATACGCCCTGACGGCGGAACTCCAGGGTTTTAAGAAGCAGGAGAAGACGGGCATCGTCGTCGTCCTCGGCCAGCAGTCCAAGATCGACCTGGCCCTGGAACAGGGCACGCTCGACGAACAGGTGACCGTCGTCGCCGTAACGCCGACCATCGACGCCAAGAAGACCTCGGTCGGCAAGAACGTGACCCAGGAGATCCTGCAGTCCCTGCCGTCCTCGCGCGACCCCTGGAACGTCATGCAGATGGCGCCCGGCGTCATCATGGACCGCTAG
- a CDS encoding alpha-N-acetylglucosaminidase, with amino-acid sequence MTTVNRALWLVLVLAVLGAACAPDQAPPEPRTPAEAAARALAGRLLPDHAESFVFEEIAPQDGRDVFEVESRGGRIVVRGSNGVAMASGLNWYLKNVCRCLVSVAGDQLAVPTPLPPIREKVRIRTPYKDRYFFNYCTFSYTMAWWDWPRWERLIDWLALNGINMPLAVTGQEAVWVEVLRDLGFDAGEIGDFLVGPAYLPWGWMGNIDGLGGPLPESWIRSHAELERKILARERELGMAPVLQGFTGHVPPALQNRYPGARIRRTGDWSAGFSGTYFLDPTDSLFRRIGRLFIEKQTALFGTDHLYAADTFNEMDPPSGDPNFLRSVSAAIYGAMAEADPRAVWVLQGWFLYYSPAKFWTEARSRAFLGAVPDDRMIVLDLFGDQHPIWDKFQAFYGKPWIWNVVHNFGGKTSLNGDLPKMAANLAAAIGSPERGRFAGIGMMMEGFGDNPVVQELIMDMVWRPEVPPLGPWIRDFARRRYGSEDPAIAEVWDALLDTVYKTPVQSGSLVRDRPGLYDPKRAYRSEPTVPYDPRALAGACRKFLSLAGRLGNVDTYRLDAVNLTRQVLSNVSNSLVKNVDGAYRRGDLGGLRAAGRRLLGLIEDLDALLGTREEFLLGRWLADAKRWAADEAESRLLEWNARNLITLWGPQCTEGMFDDLNGYAQKQWSGLFRGYDLPRWKAFLEALESCLRSGRPFERANYVRETCSWEQAWSRGREIYPAAPGGDPLGLATALLKKYEPDIFGEAGGPAEAERKKKRRD; translated from the coding sequence ATGACCACCGTGAACAGAGCGCTCTGGCTCGTCCTCGTCCTCGCGGTTCTTGGGGCGGCCTGCGCTCCCGATCAAGCGCCGCCGGAGCCGCGCACGCCGGCCGAGGCGGCCGCCCGTGCCCTGGCCGGGCGCCTCCTGCCGGACCACGCGGAGAGCTTCGTCTTCGAGGAGATCGCTCCCCAGGACGGCCGAGATGTCTTCGAGGTCGAGAGCCGGGGCGGCCGGATCGTCGTCCGGGGCTCCAACGGCGTGGCCATGGCCTCGGGCCTGAACTGGTACCTCAAGAACGTGTGCCGGTGCCTCGTTTCCGTGGCCGGCGACCAGCTCGCCGTTCCGACCCCCCTGCCTCCGATCCGCGAGAAGGTCCGCATACGGACGCCCTACAAGGACCGCTACTTCTTCAACTACTGCACCTTTTCCTACACGATGGCCTGGTGGGATTGGCCCCGCTGGGAGCGCCTGATCGACTGGCTCGCTCTGAACGGCATCAACATGCCGCTGGCCGTGACCGGCCAGGAAGCCGTCTGGGTCGAGGTCCTGAGAGATCTCGGTTTCGACGCCGGCGAGATCGGCGACTTCCTGGTCGGCCCCGCCTATCTGCCCTGGGGCTGGATGGGGAATATCGACGGCCTGGGCGGGCCGCTGCCCGAGTCCTGGATCCGGAGCCATGCGGAGCTCGAGCGGAAGATCCTGGCCCGGGAACGGGAGCTGGGCATGGCGCCCGTGCTCCAGGGATTCACGGGACATGTCCCGCCGGCGCTGCAGAACCGTTACCCGGGCGCTCGCATCAGGAGGACGGGCGACTGGTCGGCGGGATTCTCCGGGACGTACTTCCTCGATCCCACGGACTCCCTGTTCCGCCGGATCGGCCGGCTCTTCATCGAGAAACAGACGGCCCTCTTCGGCACGGACCACCTCTACGCCGCCGACACCTTCAACGAGATGGATCCGCCGTCGGGCGATCCGAACTTCCTCCGGAGCGTCAGCGCCGCGATCTACGGAGCGATGGCCGAGGCCGACCCCCGGGCCGTTTGGGTCCTCCAGGGCTGGTTCCTCTACTACTCGCCGGCCAAGTTCTGGACCGAGGCCAGAAGCCGGGCCTTCCTCGGCGCGGTCCCGGACGACCGGATGATCGTCCTGGACCTGTTCGGCGACCAGCACCCCATCTGGGACAAGTTCCAGGCTTTTTACGGGAAGCCGTGGATCTGGAACGTCGTCCACAATTTCGGAGGCAAAACCAGCCTCAACGGCGATCTCCCGAAGATGGCCGCCAACCTCGCCGCCGCGATCGGGAGCCCCGAGCGGGGCCGGTTCGCCGGCATCGGCATGATGATGGAAGGCTTCGGCGACAATCCCGTCGTCCAGGAGCTCATCATGGACATGGTCTGGCGGCCGGAAGTCCCCCCGCTCGGTCCCTGGATCCGGGATTTCGCCCGTCGCCGCTACGGCAGCGAGGACCCCGCGATCGCCGAAGTCTGGGACGCGCTCCTCGACACGGTCTACAAGACGCCCGTCCAGAGCGGCTCCCTCGTCCGCGACCGTCCCGGCCTCTACGATCCGAAACGGGCCTACCGGAGCGAACCGACCGTTCCCTATGACCCGCGGGCCCTCGCCGGAGCCTGTCGCAAGTTCCTGTCGCTCGCTGGCCGGCTCGGGAACGTCGATACCTACCGCCTGGACGCGGTGAACCTGACCCGCCAGGTCCTCAGCAATGTATCGAACTCCCTCGTCAAGAACGTCGACGGCGCCTACAGGAGAGGCGATCTCGGCGGACTGCGGGCCGCGGGCCGGAGGCTGCTGGGGCTGATCGAGGACCTCGACGCACTCCTCGGCACGCGGGAGGAGTTCCTGCTCGGGCGATGGCTCGCCGACGCGAAGCGTTGGGCGGCCGACGAGGCCGAAAGCCGGCTCCTCGAATGGAACGCCCGCAACCTCATCACGCTCTGGGGGCCTCAATGCACGGAAGGAATGTTCGACGACCTCAACGGCTACGCCCAGAAGCAGTGGTCCGGGCTGTTCAGGGGCTATGACCTCCCCCGGTGGAAGGCTTTCCTCGAAGCCCTGGAAAGCTGTCTCCGGAGCGGCCGTCCCTTCGAGCGGGCCAACTACGTCCGGGAGACGTGCTCCTGGGAGCAGGCCTGGTCGCGGGGCCGGGAGATCTATCCGGCCGCTCCGGGCGGTGATCCGCTGGGACTTGCGACGGCGCTCTTGAAGAAATACGAGCCGGACATCTTCGGCGAGGCGGGCGGGCCCGCCGAGGCCGAGCGAAAGAAGAAACGACGTGACTGA
- a CDS encoding Xaa-Pro peptidase family protein, with protein MKRRLLLAGWAAGLLALAGPLTAALTFEAGEYAARRARFMEKIPDGAAVILGASTPASDVAFRQGHDFAYLAGAPVPNACLIVDALRKESVLFFTMTEKDAEAEGIPRDFVRDPKAFTGVERILPADQLGPFLAGLCQRTKTLYAMFRCEELGPENSNEKFNTLQRTMTLNAWDGRLTRELQFVRQIRDRFPQVEVKDCSALLWELRKIKSAAEIGVLRRAAAAGVKAHRALIRSTRPGVPEKSLAAVFEFVCGLEGAAGQAYSPIIMSGKNHAYGHYHAYDRVLKAGDFVILDAGPDCADYHVDISTSFPASGTFSARQKELYEIALAVHDACLENYRPGISFKQVGEKVAAAIKEKGLDAYAKDFAGIVRYGGYNHMIGLATHDVTGRFAGPDEVLAPGMVFACDIQLFRLEEEIGIRIEDTIAVTESGCENLSSGLPRTAAEIEALMKQDGILQTLRKKALI; from the coding sequence ATGAAACGGCGGCTGCTGCTCGCGGGTTGGGCGGCCGGATTGCTGGCGCTGGCCGGACCCCTGACGGCCGCGCTGACCTTCGAGGCCGGCGAATACGCCGCCCGGCGCGCCCGATTCATGGAGAAGATCCCCGACGGCGCGGCCGTCATCCTGGGCGCCTCGACGCCGGCCTCGGACGTCGCCTTCCGGCAAGGCCACGATTTCGCGTATCTTGCCGGGGCCCCCGTCCCGAACGCCTGTCTCATCGTCGACGCTCTCAGGAAGGAGAGCGTCCTGTTCTTCACGATGACGGAAAAGGACGCCGAGGCCGAGGGCATACCGCGTGATTTCGTCCGGGACCCCAAGGCCTTCACGGGGGTCGAGCGGATCCTCCCGGCCGATCAGCTCGGCCCTTTTCTGGCCGGCCTTTGCCAGCGAACAAAGACCCTCTACGCCATGTTCAGGTGCGAGGAGCTCGGCCCCGAGAACTCCAACGAGAAGTTCAACACCCTCCAACGAACGATGACCCTGAACGCCTGGGACGGGCGTCTCACCCGCGAGCTCCAGTTCGTGCGGCAGATCCGCGACCGCTTCCCCCAGGTCGAGGTCAAGGACTGCTCGGCCCTGCTCTGGGAATTGCGCAAGATCAAGTCGGCAGCGGAGATCGGCGTCCTCCGCCGGGCCGCCGCCGCCGGCGTCAAGGCCCACCGGGCCCTGATCCGATCGACACGGCCCGGCGTGCCGGAGAAGTCGCTTGCCGCCGTGTTCGAGTTCGTCTGCGGCCTCGAGGGCGCGGCGGGCCAGGCCTACAGCCCGATCATCATGTCGGGGAAGAACCACGCCTACGGTCACTACCACGCCTACGACCGCGTCCTGAAGGCAGGCGATTTCGTCATCCTCGACGCCGGCCCCGATTGTGCCGATTATCACGTCGACATCTCGACCTCTTTCCCGGCCTCCGGGACGTTCTCGGCCCGCCAAAAAGAGCTCTATGAGATCGCCCTGGCCGTCCATGACGCCTGCCTGGAGAACTACCGCCCGGGGATCTCATTCAAGCAGGTCGGCGAGAAGGTCGCGGCGGCGATCAAGGAGAAGGGCTTGGATGCCTATGCCAAGGATTTCGCCGGGATCGTCCGCTACGGCGGCTACAACCACATGATCGGCCTGGCGACGCATGACGTCACCGGCCGGTTCGCCGGCCCGGACGAGGTCCTGGCGCCGGGGATGGTCTTCGCCTGCGACATCCAGCTGTTCCGCCTGGAAGAGGAGATCGGGATCCGGATCGAGGACACGATCGCCGTCACGGAGAGCGGCTGCGAGAACCTGTCCTCCGGGCTCCCCCGGACGGCCGCCGAGATCGAAGCCCTGATGAAGCAGGACGGGATCCTCCAAACCCTCAGGAAAAAAGCGCTTATCTAA
- a CDS encoding trehalase family glycosidase — MKARLSRGWNTWDTRSVLSHVLLPEGFSVNLRLVNHRTGDTLKEALPARGEDGTERVIPGPHAWDGSYTEVVVEWQGIRIGVRSAAVGNGFFLQIIPHRQSPGDALLMDPQMLWGRPGKIMIKGGTIRADTPSGPTEVAVAAGQYLATDQHLEFSLAEPIAVTTDRSKTAAEIGEIIDRAEAQCAERKSKYPEAPDAYEALRTVLAWNTIYDPGNDRVISPVSRAWSAGGWVLFEWDTYFAAYMLSVDCKELAYANAIAITSEITDRGFVPNNSQPGIKSLDRSQPPVGAFVIREIYRRYPDQWFLDEVFDSLLSWNRWWAANREIDGYLSYGSDPYDHGKTSAPPDRGIGNLKGAKWESGLDNSPMYDEAVYDRVSRQMLLADVGLISLYVNDCRSLSEIAAVLGRTEAVRELDERAAEYSRMLGTLWDAGAGLYLNRDLLTGESSRRLSPTLFYPLLAKVPDQEQAERMIKEHFYNPREFWGEFIMPSIARDDPAFKDNHYWRGRIWAPMNFLVYLGLRNYELPEARKDLAERSETLLLRSWLGERHVYENYNAETGRGDDAGSWSDEFYHWGALLGFIRLMDKGYVPSPELPLQAQPKEP; from the coding sequence ATGAAGGCCCGGCTTTCCAGGGGCTGGAATACCTGGGACACCCGGAGCGTTCTGTCGCATGTCCTGTTGCCCGAGGGGTTCTCGGTCAACCTCCGATTGGTCAACCATCGGACGGGCGATACGCTGAAGGAGGCTTTGCCGGCCAGAGGCGAAGACGGCACGGAGCGGGTCATCCCCGGGCCTCACGCCTGGGACGGTTCCTATACCGAGGTCGTGGTCGAATGGCAGGGCATCCGCATCGGCGTCCGGAGCGCCGCCGTCGGCAACGGGTTCTTCCTGCAGATCATCCCCCACCGGCAATCGCCCGGCGACGCCCTCTTAATGGACCCTCAGATGCTATGGGGCAGGCCGGGGAAGATCATGATAAAGGGCGGGACGATCCGTGCTGACACGCCCTCCGGCCCGACGGAGGTGGCCGTCGCCGCGGGCCAGTACCTGGCGACGGATCAACATCTGGAGTTTTCGTTGGCTGAGCCCATCGCGGTCACGACCGATCGCTCCAAGACGGCGGCGGAGATCGGGGAGATCATCGACAGGGCCGAGGCTCAATGTGCGGAGCGCAAGTCCAAGTACCCCGAGGCGCCCGACGCTTACGAGGCCCTGCGAACGGTGCTGGCCTGGAACACGATCTACGATCCCGGCAACGACCGGGTCATTTCACCGGTCAGCCGCGCCTGGAGCGCCGGCGGTTGGGTCTTGTTCGAGTGGGACACCTATTTCGCGGCTTACATGCTTTCGGTGGACTGCAAAGAACTGGCCTACGCCAACGCGATCGCCATCACCAGCGAGATCACGGATAGGGGATTTGTCCCGAACAACAGCCAGCCGGGGATTAAAAGCCTGGACCGCTCACAGCCTCCGGTGGGCGCTTTTGTGATCAGGGAAATCTACCGAAGATATCCAGACCAATGGTTCCTCGACGAGGTCTTCGACAGCCTGTTGAGCTGGAACCGGTGGTGGGCCGCCAATCGCGAGATCGACGGCTATCTTTCCTATGGCTCCGATCCTTATGATCATGGAAAGACCTCTGCCCCTCCGGACCGAGGCATCGGGAACCTCAAGGGGGCCAAGTGGGAGTCGGGGTTGGATAACTCCCCGATGTACGACGAGGCCGTCTACGACCGGGTCTCCCGTCAGATGCTGCTGGCCGATGTCGGCCTCATCAGCCTCTACGTCAACGACTGCCGGAGCCTGTCCGAGATCGCCGCGGTCCTGGGAAGAACGGAGGCGGTCCGGGAGCTGGATGAGCGGGCCGCGGAGTACTCCAGGATGCTTGGAACGCTCTGGGATGCGGGAGCCGGCCTTTATTTGAACAGGGACCTCCTGACGGGAGAATCCAGCCGACGGCTTTCGCCGACTCTTTTCTACCCCCTGCTGGCCAAGGTTCCGGATCAGGAACAGGCCGAGAGGATGATCAAAGAGCATTTTTACAACCCTCGGGAATTCTGGGGCGAATTCATCATGCCTTCCATCGCCCGGGACGACCCGGCTTTCAAGGACAATCACTATTGGAGAGGGAGGATCTGGGCGCCGATGAACTTCTTGGTTTACCTGGGGCTCAGGAACTACGAACTGCCCGAGGCCCGGAAAGACCTGGCCGAGAGGTCTGAAACGCTCCTTTTAAGATCCTGGCTCGGCGAACGCCATGTTTATGAAAACTACAATGCCGAAACCGGGCGGGGAGACGACGCCGGGAGCTGGAGCGACGAATTCTACCATTGGGGAGCCCTGCTGGGTTTCATCCGCCTTATGGACAAAGGGTATGTGCCGTCTCCAGAGCTTCCGCTTCAAGCTCAGCCCAAAGAGCCCTGA
- a CDS encoding LamG domain-containing protein, whose product MRKFTILILCILLAGTAYAAERHPVAYWPFNRDGATDEIRGFHRFVAGANGDGLRFDGQTTVLIRAAGRAPRLGGAFSVEAWVALQTYPWTWCAVVNQEKARQAGYFFGIDPEGRFGLHVAVDGRWQECRSDACLPLYSWNHLLGTFDPAGGLRLYLNGKLVGETATAGLPRFSPEVDVWIGRNQTSLGLSEEVRVVAPVAFSFDGIIDELRIYDAALSPAEAGAASSRLRPSGPPPLRPPALPAGPKGPGRFGAYYTRLRYAEEWENPWRVGDAADVVVRFDETPNRLVFWRGTSYIPAWVTENGIWYTNEFYEMQTPEMPTSTEPMADKQARYSHARILESSEARVVVLWRYAPVSVNYDLVNVDPLTGWGDWVEETYTVYPDGSCVRKIRVWSSKPRVDPAEGGAWNNFRQYHEAIIINPPGTRPEDNIRTEALTLANMKGEAHTYSWADGPPGGKAGFDAETLAVLHRISDLDTGGHRWLAQPPGGNILRVNLKARYSPYVIVDPRNVAIDCYAGEIIRERSVFPWWNHWPVSQQIRSNGRWALAPDRVSHSSLAHIQSWRPYEETADGVTMLMLNGLTDKPAEALVPLAKSWLSPPRMDVDGEGFRGEGFDPAERAFVLARTGPAGPGRITVTLRASAESPVVNPVLRVRRWDEALPRVEIGGQPAAAGKDVRAGLIPGLEGDDLVLWVRGEWTSPVRISIAPAAGTGKAASR is encoded by the coding sequence ATGCGGAAATTCACGATCCTGATCCTGTGCATCCTTCTCGCGGGGACCGCGTACGCGGCGGAGCGGCATCCAGTCGCATACTGGCCGTTCAACCGGGACGGGGCAACCGACGAGATCCGGGGCTTCCATAGATTCGTCGCCGGCGCGAACGGCGACGGCCTCCGTTTCGACGGGCAGACCACGGTCCTGATCCGGGCCGCGGGGAGAGCGCCGCGCCTCGGCGGCGCCTTTTCGGTCGAAGCCTGGGTCGCCCTCCAGACCTATCCCTGGACCTGGTGCGCCGTCGTCAATCAGGAAAAGGCCCGCCAGGCCGGATACTTCTTCGGGATCGATCCGGAGGGGCGGTTCGGGCTTCATGTCGCCGTCGACGGACGCTGGCAGGAATGCCGTTCGGATGCCTGTCTCCCCCTTTACTCCTGGAACCATCTGCTCGGCACGTTCGACCCGGCCGGCGGCCTCAGGCTTTATCTGAATGGGAAGCTCGTCGGCGAGACAGCGACGGCCGGATTGCCGCGGTTCTCCCCCGAAGTCGATGTCTGGATCGGCCGCAACCAAACGTCCCTGGGGCTCAGCGAGGAGGTCCGCGTCGTCGCGCCCGTGGCCTTTTCGTTCGACGGGATCATCGACGAACTCAGGATCTACGACGCCGCCCTCAGCCCGGCCGAGGCCGGGGCCGCGTCGTCACGCCTGAGGCCGTCCGGGCCGCCGCCTCTCCGGCCGCCGGCCCTGCCCGCCGGGCCGAAAGGCCCGGGCCGATTCGGGGCCTATTACACGCGGCTCCGCTACGCCGAGGAATGGGAGAATCCATGGCGTGTCGGTGACGCCGCCGACGTGGTGGTCCGCTTCGACGAGACCCCCAACCGGCTCGTCTTCTGGCGCGGCACAAGCTACATCCCCGCCTGGGTCACGGAGAACGGCATCTGGTACACCAACGAGTTCTACGAAATGCAGACGCCGGAGATGCCGACGAGCACGGAGCCCATGGCCGACAAGCAGGCCCGATACTCGCACGCCCGGATCCTGGAAAGCAGCGAGGCCCGGGTCGTCGTCCTCTGGCGGTACGCCCCCGTCAGCGTCAACTACGACCTTGTCAACGTCGACCCGCTGACGGGGTGGGGGGATTGGGTCGAGGAGACCTACACGGTCTACCCCGACGGCTCCTGCGTCCGCAAGATCAGGGTCTGGTCGTCCAAGCCGCGGGTCGATCCGGCCGAGGGCGGGGCCTGGAATAATTTCCGGCAGTACCATGAGGCCATCATCATCAACCCTCCCGGCACGCGCCCCGAGGACAACATCCGGACCGAGGCCCTGACGCTGGCCAACATGAAAGGCGAGGCCCACACCTACTCCTGGGCCGACGGGCCGCCCGGCGGGAAGGCCGGTTTCGACGCCGAGACGCTGGCCGTGCTCCATCGGATCAGCGACCTGGACACCGGCGGCCATCGCTGGCTGGCCCAGCCGCCTGGCGGCAACATCCTCCGGGTCAACCTGAAGGCCCGATACAGCCCCTATGTCATCGTCGATCCAAGGAATGTGGCCATTGACTGCTACGCCGGAGAGATCATCCGGGAGCGATCGGTCTTCCCGTGGTGGAACCATTGGCCCGTCTCGCAGCAGATCCGCTCGAACGGCCGCTGGGCCCTTGCTCCCGACCGGGTTTCTCACAGCTCCCTGGCCCACATCCAATCCTGGCGGCCCTACGAGGAGACGGCGGACGGCGTGACCATGCTCATGCTGAACGGCCTGACCGATAAGCCGGCCGAAGCCCTCGTCCCTCTGGCCAAGTCCTGGCTGTCGCCGCCCCGCATGGACGTCGACGGCGAGGGGTTCCGCGGCGAAGGATTCGATCCCGCCGAACGGGCCTTCGTCCTGGCCCGGACCGGGCCGGCCGGCCCGGGCCGGATCACGGTCACGCTCAGGGCGTCCGCGGAGTCGCCCGTCGTCAATCCGGTCCTCCGGGTCCGGCGCTGGGACGAGGCCCTCCCCCGCGTCGAGATCGGGGGACAGCCGGCCGCGGCCGGCAAGGACGTCCGGGCCGGCTTGATTCCCGGGCTCGAGGGCGACGACCTGGTCCTCTGGGTCCGGGGCGAATGGACGTCGCCCGTCCGCATCTCGATCGCTCCGGCCGCCGGGACCGGGAAAGCAGCGTCCCGATGA